One part of the Chryseobacterium sp. 7 genome encodes these proteins:
- a CDS encoding serine hydrolase domain-containing protein translates to MKKIILLLALFSFVFGLSQNITFLKEKLEQLNQFNLENKSRAFIIFQNGRIINEKYFGTKIIDKEPFDENSNWYWASAGKSLTAVLIGIAQQENLLNINDSVSKYLGKWTGMDKNSEDKITIKNLLTMTSGLDYSQDQTCNYGNCFAMKNPAGSFWYYDTSAYSQLAKVIEKASHKSIDQYTSEKLSGSGISGKWIPYENGLVFSSSAKSFLQFGKLVLNKGKLNDKAYYLYDSYFQQMTDTSQEVNPSYGYLWWLNGKGSIRVPGFEQSFRQSLVPDAPKDMFCALGKNGQILDIIPSKNLIIIRMGENPSVYSNMIKFHRDLWDKILK, encoded by the coding sequence ATGAAAAAAATTATTCTTCTATTGGCATTATTTTCTTTTGTTTTCGGGTTATCTCAAAACATTACTTTTTTAAAAGAAAAACTGGAGCAGCTTAATCAATTTAATCTTGAAAACAAGAGCCGGGCTTTTATCATTTTTCAGAATGGAAGAATAATTAATGAAAAATATTTTGGAACTAAGATTATAGACAAAGAGCCTTTTGATGAAAACTCCAATTGGTATTGGGCTTCTGCAGGGAAATCACTGACAGCTGTTCTTATCGGAATTGCCCAACAGGAGAATTTATTAAACATCAATGATTCTGTCTCAAAGTATCTGGGAAAATGGACTGGAATGGATAAAAATTCTGAAGATAAAATTACTATCAAAAATCTTCTGACCATGACTTCCGGACTTGATTATTCTCAAGATCAAACCTGCAATTACGGAAACTGTTTTGCTATGAAAAATCCGGCAGGGAGCTTCTGGTATTATGATACCTCAGCCTATTCTCAGCTGGCCAAAGTCATTGAAAAAGCAAGCCATAAAAGCATTGACCAGTATACTTCTGAAAAGCTTTCAGGTTCCGGTATTTCCGGAAAATGGATTCCTTATGAAAACGGTCTTGTATTTTCCAGCAGCGCAAAGAGTTTTCTGCAATTCGGAAAGCTGGTTTTGAATAAAGGAAAACTGAATGATAAAGCATATTATCTATATGATAGTTATTTTCAGCAGATGACAGACACTTCTCAGGAAGTCAATCCTTCTTACGGTTATTTATGGTGGCTTAATGGGAAAGGCAGTATAAGAGTTCCCGGATTTGAACAGTCTTTCCGCCAATCGCTGGTTCCTGATGCTCCTAAGGATATGTTTTGTGCACTGGGAAAAAACGGACAAATTCTGGATATAATTCCCAGCAAGAATCTTATCATTATCAGGATGGGAGAAAATCCGAGTGTCTACAGCAATATGATAAAGTTCCACAGGGACCTTTGGGATAAGATTTTGAAATAG
- a CDS encoding beta strand repeat-containing protein, whose amino-acid sequence MKKKLLPLAVLLSIAIEGQVGINTLTPQATLDVVGTPGVTTTLDGIIAPRLTGDELRAKTYTGTQTGALVYVTDVDSAPQGQTKNVTSTGYFYFDGTQWVASNGTSGKTASWSLYGNSNTTAGINFLGTTDNTDLLFKRNNTQAGLLSIANTALGVNSFNSTATGGSNTSIGSFSLFSNTSGSSNTSIGESSLRTNTQGINNTASGVQALQSNTIGSNNTANGLQTLQSNTIGMSNTANGYQTMQSNVSGNFNNASGYQALQGNNSGNNNTASGYQALQSNNTGSNNSGIGSQALFSNTTGSRNTAIGNLAGGNLTTGNNNIAIGNATDFVSANASNQMNIGNMIFGTGLSGSITTPEGYIGIGNSSPASTLQVSGSFGASITTKSSGILDATNNTVIVTGGIGLPTASDSKGRIYHIYLGTSSAITITGNISYLGSTSSSWVLDNTVGNRGITLQSDGTNWVVIGRAN is encoded by the coding sequence ATGAAAAAAAAATTATTACCTCTTGCGGTACTTTTAAGTATTGCCATTGAAGGTCAGGTGGGTATTAATACCCTTACTCCACAAGCAACATTAGATGTAGTAGGAACTCCTGGTGTAACTACCACTTTAGACGGGATCATTGCTCCCAGACTGACTGGAGATGAGCTACGTGCCAAAACTTACACAGGAACCCAGACTGGAGCTTTAGTATACGTTACAGATGTTGATTCTGCACCACAGGGTCAAACTAAAAATGTAACTTCTACAGGGTATTTCTACTTCGATGGAACTCAGTGGGTAGCATCAAACGGGACTTCCGGAAAAACAGCCAGCTGGTCACTTTATGGAAATTCAAATACAACAGCGGGAATTAATTTTTTAGGAACTACAGATAATACAGATCTACTTTTTAAGAGAAATAATACCCAAGCCGGATTATTGAGTATTGCCAATACAGCATTAGGGGTTAATTCTTTTAATTCAACTGCAACAGGGGGTTCCAATACGTCTATTGGCTCATTCAGCCTGTTCAGTAATACTTCAGGATCATCCAATACTTCTATTGGAGAGTCTTCTCTCAGAACCAATACACAGGGTATCAATAATACAGCCAGTGGAGTTCAGGCATTACAAAGCAACACCATTGGTTCCAACAATACAGCTAATGGATTGCAAACGCTGCAAAGTAACACCATAGGAATGTCTAATACCGCCAATGGATATCAGACCATGCAGAGCAATGTGTCCGGAAACTTTAATAATGCCAGTGGATATCAGGCATTGCAGGGAAATAATTCCGGAAATAATAATACAGCAAGCGGGTACCAGGCTCTACAAAGCAATAACACAGGATCTAATAATTCCGGGATCGGTTCACAGGCTCTCTTCAGTAACACAACTGGCAGTCGAAATACAGCTATAGGAAATTTAGCCGGAGGCAACCTTACTACAGGAAATAATAATATTGCGATTGGCAACGCCACCGATTTTGTATCCGCAAACGCTTCTAATCAAATGAATATCGGAAATATGATTTTTGGCACGGGGCTGTCAGGTAGTATTACAACGCCTGAAGGCTATATTGGGATTGGTAATTCTTCACCTGCCAGCACATTACAGGTTTCAGGTTCATTTGGAGCCTCCATTACCACAAAATCATCGGGGATATTGGATGCAACGAACAATACCGTTATCGTTACGGGAGGAATTGGGCTGCCTACGGCTTCGGACTCTAAAGGGCGTATCTATCATATTTATTTAGGAACTTCTTCCGCAATTACCATTACAGGAAACATCTCCTACCTGGGAAGTACCAGCAGCAGCTGGGTATTGGATAATACTGTCGGAAACAGGGGAATTACACTACAAAGTGACGGCACAAACTGGGTAGTGATCGGAAGAGCCAATTAA
- a CDS encoding GLPGLI family protein yields the protein MGKKYLILLAFLGVFANAQVNRFFYDYKYISDSTNKADVKSDVMFLDIDKNGSKYYSREKFVADSTTKADIAKQMKGGFGGSINIKRNIKPGTISSTVIKKYPDYSVSFSENIGNTSYKMPEDQKPEWKILPEKQKIGEYNTQKATINYGGRSWIAWFSTDIPFQDGPYKFYGLPGLIVKIEDKTGSHIMTLIGNKKTEAASQEDIQIPGLTTIGFGGKEIEISKKQFKKAWKDYLLDPTKDMKQTMSTLPAGAVVQMKNQDGKSIDVNEMYRNIEKRAKEDQLKNNNKIEPDLFK from the coding sequence ATGGGAAAAAAATATTTGATTTTATTAGCATTTTTAGGAGTGTTTGCCAACGCACAGGTTAACAGATTCTTTTACGATTATAAATACATCTCTGATTCTACCAATAAAGCAGATGTGAAAAGTGATGTTATGTTTCTGGACATTGATAAAAACGGATCAAAATATTATAGCCGTGAAAAGTTTGTAGCAGATTCAACAACAAAAGCTGATATTGCCAAGCAGATGAAGGGAGGATTTGGAGGCAGTATTAATATCAAAAGAAACATAAAGCCCGGTACAATTTCCTCAACGGTTATAAAAAAGTATCCGGATTACAGTGTTTCATTCTCAGAAAACATTGGAAATACCAGTTATAAAATGCCGGAAGATCAAAAGCCTGAATGGAAAATTCTTCCCGAAAAGCAGAAAATAGGGGAGTATAATACCCAGAAAGCAACCATCAATTATGGAGGAAGAAGTTGGATAGCGTGGTTTTCTACAGATATTCCTTTCCAGGATGGTCCTTATAAATTCTATGGATTGCCAGGGCTTATTGTTAAAATTGAGGATAAAACAGGCTCTCATATAATGACCCTGATCGGTAACAAGAAAACAGAAGCTGCTTCACAGGAAGATATTCAGATACCCGGCCTTACTACCATAGGTTTTGGAGGTAAAGAAATAGAGATAAGCAAAAAGCAGTTTAAAAAAGCATGGAAAGATTATCTGCTGGATCCTACAAAGGATATGAAGCAGACCATGAGTACTCTTCCTGCGGGAGCTGTAGTGCAAATGAAAAATCAGGATGGAAAAAGTATTGATGTAAATGAAATGTATCGAAACATTGAAAAAAGAGCAAAAGAAGATCAATTAAAAAACAACAATAAAATAGAACCGGATCTGTTCAAGTAA
- a CDS encoding M56 family metallopeptidase — MEAILLYFGKVILCSGVTFLYYQLSLKDKTFHHYNRFYLLAAIVISLLLPLIRVDDFTIEVNNDMYMLLDKIQNFNTEKNIDNGNLYFNIIFSALGLVSFYFLGKLLYGVFKIQQFKNQFQKESFDGINFYRTDLTEAPFSYFKNLFWKNTITLHSDIGKQILKHEMVHIEQKHSFDKIFIEIITSIFWFNPFFHLIKREINLIHEYLADKKAVKQSDTKAFAQMLLASHFSGTQLPVTSPFLSSNLKKRLKMLQKPKTKFGYARRIFALPVVFSIAFAYLVNAKNREIEETNLSITKAVSEIKKDTIRPEKSGQEKIAELKTVSPEDHTKIAGLEKKIKEKEKELKGLDPESDLFSDKIEEISNLASEIGEIASKVEVDQYFNSAEWKNQMKELENMEPLSKKELRKIERAAKKAGKEAAKVAKQFVPPTPPTPPTPPSEPKGYKVYFKNNNTVYYKDLSSKEKEEVRKAMAEAKKAMAEATKARTEGDKARMEGDRARAEGERIRVEGERIRIDGDKIRRDVEKARAEAEKRSASFRDGTFIKVTSGSPGVIVMNADFIKKDGNGNIAMNGVKKFKISGTDDVNYKYYIDGREVSQNDVNSLDTKNISRVNVNTQKNGDLKQGEVRIETKK; from the coding sequence ATGGAAGCAATACTTTTATACTTTGGGAAAGTTATTTTATGTTCGGGTGTAACATTTTTGTACTACCAGTTGTCTTTAAAGGACAAGACATTCCATCATTATAACAGATTTTATCTGTTGGCCGCCATTGTGATCTCACTTTTGCTGCCACTCATCAGAGTAGACGATTTTACGATAGAGGTAAATAATGATATGTATATGCTTCTTGATAAGATTCAGAATTTTAACACAGAAAAAAACATAGACAATGGTAACCTTTATTTTAACATTATTTTTTCAGCTCTGGGACTGGTTTCTTTCTATTTTTTAGGAAAGCTGCTGTATGGGGTTTTCAAAATCCAGCAGTTTAAAAACCAATTTCAGAAAGAAAGTTTTGACGGGATCAACTTTTACCGTACAGACCTTACCGAAGCTCCATTTTCCTACTTTAAAAACCTGTTCTGGAAGAATACAATCACCCTGCATTCTGATATCGGAAAACAGATTTTAAAGCATGAAATGGTACATATTGAACAGAAACACTCTTTTGATAAAATCTTTATCGAGATTATTACCTCTATTTTCTGGTTCAACCCGTTTTTTCATCTCATTAAAAGAGAAATTAATTTAATCCACGAATATCTGGCTGATAAAAAAGCCGTAAAACAATCGGACACCAAAGCATTTGCGCAGATGCTTTTAGCAAGCCACTTTTCCGGAACACAGTTGCCTGTTACCAGTCCGTTTCTAAGTTCAAACCTTAAAAAAAGACTTAAGATGTTACAAAAACCAAAAACCAAATTCGGATATGCGCGAAGAATTTTTGCATTGCCGGTAGTATTCTCTATAGCTTTTGCTTATCTGGTAAATGCTAAAAATAGAGAAATTGAAGAAACCAATCTTTCTATAACAAAAGCAGTTTCAGAAATCAAGAAAGATACAATAAGACCTGAAAAATCTGGTCAGGAAAAAATTGCAGAGCTGAAAACCGTATCACCTGAAGACCATACAAAAATTGCAGGTCTTGAAAAGAAGATAAAAGAAAAAGAGAAAGAGCTGAAAGGTTTGGATCCTGAAAGTGATCTTTTCAGTGATAAAATAGAAGAAATAAGCAATCTGGCATCAGAAATAGGAGAGATTGCCTCAAAAGTTGAAGTTGATCAGTATTTCAATTCTGCAGAATGGAAAAATCAGATGAAGGAGCTCGAAAATATGGAACCTCTTAGCAAAAAAGAGCTTCGTAAAATAGAAAGAGCAGCAAAAAAAGCGGGAAAAGAAGCCGCAAAAGTAGCAAAGCAGTTTGTTCCTCCGACACCTCCAACGCCGCCAACACCTCCTTCTGAGCCTAAAGGATATAAAGTTTATTTTAAAAATAATAATACAGTTTATTATAAAGATCTCAGCTCCAAAGAAAAAGAGGAGGTTCGAAAAGCCATGGCAGAAGCTAAAAAAGCTATGGCCGAAGCAACCAAAGCCAGAACAGAGGGAGACAAGGCACGAATGGAAGGTGACAGAGCCAGAGCTGAAGGAGAGAGAATAAGAGTAGAAGGTGAAAGAATCAGGATTGATGGGGACAAAATCCGAAGAGACGTTGAAAAAGCCCGTGCAGAAGCCGAAAAAAGATCAGCCAGCTTCAGAGATGGTACCTTTATTAAAGTAACCAGCGGTTCACCTGGAGTTATCGTAATGAATGCAGATTTTATCAAAAAAGACGGTAACGGAAACATTGCAATGAATGGGGTGAAGAAGTTTAAAATATCCGGTACTGATGACGTAAATTATAAATATTACATTGACGGAAGAGAAGTTTCTCAGAATGATGTGAACTCATTAGATACAAAGAATATCTCGAGAGTAAATGTCAATACTCAGAAGAATGGAGATCTTAAGCAAGGGGAAGTGAGAATCGAGACAAAGAAATAA
- a CDS encoding BlaI/MecI/CopY family transcriptional regulator, with protein sequence MKIQTLTKAEEQVMQYLWKLEKGFLKDVLDLFPEPKPHTNTVSTILKVLKDKEFVDYLVHGRQHEYFPLVSKEQYSGKTMKSLVKNYFKGSYKSAVSFLVEKNEMTVEDLEMLLDELKKKD encoded by the coding sequence ATGAAAATTCAGACTCTAACAAAAGCAGAAGAACAGGTAATGCAGTATTTGTGGAAATTAGAAAAAGGCTTCCTAAAGGATGTGCTTGATCTTTTCCCGGAACCTAAACCACATACCAATACAGTTTCTACCATTTTAAAAGTATTGAAGGATAAAGAATTTGTAGACTATCTTGTACACGGAAGACAGCATGAGTATTTTCCGCTGGTTTCAAAAGAACAGTACTCCGGGAAAACCATGAAGAGCCTTGTGAAAAACTATTTTAAAGGTTCTTATAAAAGTGCCGTTTCATTTCTGGTAGAAAAAAATGAAATGACGGTAGAAGATCTTGAGATGCTATTGGATGAACTCAAAAAGAAAGACTAA
- a CDS encoding heme-binding domain-containing protein has product MNRFLKKLNTKNILILVLAVFIGIQFYRPEIVQKPITGEIHVPSDVRAILQRSCFDCHSNQTDLKWFDQIAPAYWLVADHIKKGKEGLNFSEWDKLAPPAQNAKLWEAFNQINLKAMPLKSYELLHPEAKLSENDIRILKNYVTSLAPKQKMDTAKVSAYNKQLKQLNTTYTETSKSLFPTALNGISYIPDYKNWKPISSTERFDNGTMRIIFGNDIAVKAAKEHKTNPWPDGTILAKVAWDQIIDSDGNVTTGAFKQVEYMIKDSKKFASTKGWGWARFLSPKLEPYGKTADFANECISCHRPMKDNDFVFTSPINH; this is encoded by the coding sequence ATGAATCGTTTTTTGAAAAAACTTAATACAAAAAATATCCTGATTCTTGTGCTTGCAGTTTTTATTGGAATCCAGTTTTACAGACCTGAAATTGTGCAAAAGCCTATAACTGGTGAGATTCATGTTCCCAGTGATGTAAGGGCAATACTGCAGCGATCATGTTTCGACTGCCATTCTAATCAGACCGATCTGAAGTGGTTTGATCAGATTGCTCCGGCATACTGGCTGGTAGCAGATCATATTAAAAAAGGAAAAGAGGGACTGAATTTCTCTGAATGGGATAAACTGGCTCCCCCAGCACAAAATGCAAAACTTTGGGAAGCTTTTAACCAGATTAATCTGAAAGCAATGCCTCTAAAAAGCTATGAATTACTGCATCCTGAAGCTAAACTTTCTGAAAATGATATCCGCATTCTGAAAAATTATGTGACTTCTCTTGCCCCTAAACAAAAAATGGATACAGCAAAGGTTTCTGCTTATAACAAACAACTTAAGCAACTTAATACAACTTATACAGAAACATCTAAATCATTGTTTCCCACTGCGCTGAACGGAATCAGCTATATTCCTGATTATAAAAACTGGAAGCCGATAAGTTCTACAGAGAGATTTGATAATGGGACAATGCGTATCATATTCGGGAATGATATTGCTGTAAAGGCGGCAAAAGAACATAAAACCAACCCATGGCCAGACGGAACCATATTGGCAAAAGTAGCCTGGGACCAAATTATTGACAGTGACGGAAATGTCACTACCGGAGCCTTCAAGCAAGTGGAATATATGATTAAGGATTCTAAAAAATTCGCCTCTACAAAAGGATGGGGATGGGCAAGATTTTTATCTCCTAAACTGGAACCCTATGGAAAAACAGCAGACTTTGCCAACGAATGCATCAGCTGCCACCGCCCTATGAAAGACAATGACTTTGTATTTACCTCTCCTATTAACCATTAA
- a CDS encoding sensor histidine kinase — translation MHITLGELTIDFSISFLFSLFVWYFNIYSLPKFSIQNISTRFFNKKLAISLSIGVVVMAALVLIHHILFPKYGFNTMVLMYEFRGILINLTIYMFLYLLYQTYNSQQIKFELEQIRTDNLNAQYELLKQQINPHFLFNSLNTLKSMIDIKDENSGDFVVRLADFYRFTLDNRKMDLIPLKKELTILDAYVFLLTSRFEDGIEFKIDIPEELLNSYIPPFTLQLLCENCIKHNIVSLANPLIIKLYSDHEYIIIENNFQPKNIPQESAGIGIENIRERYKHFAEKEPAILQNEQNFTVKLPIVDESFSNRR, via the coding sequence ATGCATATTACATTGGGAGAGCTCACAATAGATTTTTCCATCTCCTTTTTATTCTCGCTGTTTGTATGGTATTTTAATATTTACAGTCTGCCGAAGTTTTCTATTCAGAATATATCTACAAGATTTTTTAATAAAAAACTGGCAATCAGCTTATCAATTGGAGTGGTAGTGATGGCTGCCCTGGTTCTTATTCATCATATTCTGTTTCCGAAATATGGGTTTAATACTATGGTACTGATGTATGAATTCCGTGGAATACTGATCAATCTCACGATTTATATGTTCCTGTATCTTTTGTATCAGACTTATAATTCTCAGCAGATTAAATTTGAACTTGAACAAATCAGAACAGACAATCTCAATGCACAATACGAACTGCTGAAACAGCAGATTAATCCTCATTTTTTGTTCAACAGTCTCAATACGCTGAAATCTATGATTGATATAAAAGATGAAAATTCCGGGGATTTTGTGGTGAGGCTGGCAGATTTCTACCGTTTTACTTTAGACAACAGAAAAATGGATCTTATTCCCTTAAAAAAGGAACTTACAATACTGGATGCCTATGTTTTTCTTCTGACCTCAAGATTTGAAGATGGTATAGAATTTAAAATAGATATTCCTGAAGAGCTCTTAAATTCTTATATTCCTCCATTTACGCTGCAGCTATTGTGTGAAAACTGTATAAAACATAATATTGTATCATTGGCTAATCCTTTAATCATCAAATTATACAGTGATCATGAATATATTATTATTGAAAACAATTTCCAACCCAAGAATATTCCACAGGAATCTGCCGGGATAGGTATTGAAAACATCAGAGAACGTTATAAGCACTTTGCTGAAAAAGAGCCGGCCATACTGCAAAATGAGCAAAATTTCACCGTCAAATTACCCATAGTAGATGAAAGTTTTAGTAATAGAAGATGA
- a CDS encoding LytR/AlgR family response regulator transcription factor, with the protein MKVLVIEDEIKTAKALGRMIVAVQPESTIVQYIESVAMAVEYLSGAEIPDVIFMDIQLADGNCFEIFSQVKINVPVIFCTAFDEYAVEAFKSNGVDYILKPFEKKDIQSAFEKINNLKNFFQNSPDRKLEDILNNLTTGRGKTNFLVFSNHKYNNIPVDRIACFYSQFGSTVLVTFDQKEYSIPQSLDEIGQLVSGSQFFRINRQYLINFTAIVEVEHYFSRKLLVSLKITTPEKPLVTKDKASRFLQWLEER; encoded by the coding sequence ATGAAAGTTTTAGTAATAGAAGATGAGATAAAAACCGCCAAGGCATTGGGGCGGATGATTGTTGCGGTACAACCGGAATCTACCATAGTACAGTATATTGAAAGTGTTGCTATGGCTGTTGAATATCTTTCCGGCGCTGAGATTCCTGATGTGATATTTATGGATATTCAGCTGGCAGACGGAAACTGTTTTGAGATATTCAGCCAGGTCAAAATAAATGTTCCTGTCATTTTCTGTACGGCCTTTGATGAATATGCTGTTGAAGCCTTTAAAAGTAACGGAGTAGATTATATTTTAAAACCTTTTGAGAAAAAAGATATTCAGTCGGCTTTTGAAAAAATCAACAACCTTAAAAACTTCTTTCAGAACTCCCCCGACAGAAAGCTTGAAGATATCCTGAATAATCTGACAACCGGAAGAGGAAAAACTAATTTTCTGGTCTTTTCCAACCATAAATACAATAATATTCCTGTCGACAGAATTGCCTGCTTTTACAGCCAGTTTGGAAGCACAGTACTCGTTACCTTCGATCAGAAAGAATATTCTATTCCGCAGTCATTGGATGAGATTGGGCAGCTGGTTTCGGGATCTCAGTTTTTTAGAATTAATAGACAATATCTGATCAACTTCACTGCAATTGTAGAAGTGGAACATTATTTCTCCCGAAAACTTCTTGTCAGCCTAAAAATTACAACTCCGGAAAAACCACTGGTTACCAAAGACAAGGCTTCCCGCTTTCTTCAATGGCTTGAAGAACGGTAA
- a CDS encoding Crp/Fnr family transcriptional regulator — MDQKNNIADGFIRRKFGFLGEDFLEELKTHGIYEKIEARKEIIREGDRVKYVLFLIKGAIKVYSLNDGRELVYYYIGNEENCLMTFSSIFNNNISKVYAMTEEDSEVLLVPLTVMSRWLTAFPAINKIFFHEYERRFSAVMDMINEAMFHHLDTRVLNYIKRKVILAGNQTVKIKHREIAGSLGTSREVVSRVLKKIENEGKIFKDEEGKIGTADQMLIPLNK, encoded by the coding sequence ATGGATCAAAAAAATAATATTGCAGACGGATTTATTCGCCGTAAATTTGGTTTTCTTGGCGAGGATTTTCTGGAAGAGCTAAAGACCCATGGCATCTACGAAAAAATAGAGGCACGAAAGGAAATTATACGCGAAGGTGACCGCGTCAAATATGTTTTGTTTTTAATAAAAGGCGCCATTAAAGTCTATTCTCTCAATGATGGCCGCGAACTTGTATACTATTATATTGGTAATGAAGAAAACTGTCTGATGACTTTTTCGTCAATTTTTAATAATAATATCAGTAAGGTATATGCCATGACGGAAGAAGATTCCGAGGTACTTTTGGTTCCGCTGACAGTTATGAGCAGGTGGCTGACAGCATTTCCCGCCATTAACAAAATATTTTTTCATGAATATGAAAGAAGATTTTCAGCGGTAATGGATATGATTAATGAAGCCATGTTCCATCATCTGGATACCAGGGTTCTGAACTATATTAAACGAAAAGTGATTTTAGCGGGAAATCAAACTGTAAAAATCAAGCATAGAGAAATAGCAGGAAGCCTGGGAACCTCAAGAGAAGTGGTGAGCAGAGTGCTTAAAAAGATTGAAAATGAAGGAAAGATCTTTAAAGATGAAGAAGGTAAAATAGGAACAGCAGATCAAATGCTTATTCCATTAAATAAATAA
- a CDS encoding glutathione peroxidase yields MKKILFIGMVLIGIVSLSSFIKSDDSTGPKPAKSIYDFKIESIDGGKIDFSDYKGKYILIVNTASKCGYTPQYKGLEQLYKDYGDKLVVVGFPSDNFADQEFHDNVEIKSFCEKNYGVTFPLTTAVDVKGSKITPVFDFLTHKSQNGVMDAKISWNFNKFLISPEGKLLEYFDSKVVPESEKITHYFK; encoded by the coding sequence ATGAAAAAAATACTTTTTATCGGAATGGTGCTTATTGGGATTGTAAGCCTTTCATCATTTATTAAATCAGACGATTCTACAGGTCCGAAACCTGCAAAATCAATTTATGATTTTAAGATTGAATCCATAGACGGCGGAAAAATTGATTTTTCTGATTACAAAGGGAAATACATCCTTATTGTAAACACTGCCTCCAAGTGCGGGTATACGCCTCAATACAAAGGATTGGAGCAGCTTTACAAAGATTACGGTGATAAACTGGTTGTTGTGGGTTTCCCATCTGACAATTTTGCAGATCAGGAGTTTCATGATAATGTGGAAATCAAATCTTTCTGCGAAAAGAATTATGGTGTAACCTTTCCTCTTACCACTGCTGTAGATGTAAAAGGCTCAAAAATTACTCCTGTATTTGATTTTCTTACCCACAAATCCCAAAACGGAGTAATGGATGCGAAAATAAGCTGGAATTTCAACAAATTCCTGATCAGCCCCGAAGGAAAATTATTAGAGTATTTTGATTCTAAAGTGGTTCCTGAAAGTGAAAAAATCACTCATTATTTTAAATAA
- a CDS encoding GNAT family N-acetyltransferase: protein MNYSIKKASLEDLDEAAELFNLYRVFYRQESDVEKGKAFLKERFLNSESDIFLVVTDDKVVGFVQLYKLFHYTKLQKQWLLSDLFVHPGYRGKGISVALIDRSKQWCEETGACGLMLETEKTNDIGNTLYPRCGFEYDGLHNYYYWWSQI from the coding sequence ATGAATTACAGTATTAAAAAAGCAAGTCTTGAAGATCTTGATGAAGCGGCAGAATTATTTAACCTTTACCGTGTTTTTTACAGACAGGAATCAGATGTTGAAAAAGGAAAAGCTTTTCTCAAAGAACGGTTTTTAAACAGCGAATCAGATATTTTTCTTGTGGTGACGGATGACAAAGTAGTAGGATTTGTACAGCTTTATAAGCTCTTTCACTATACCAAATTACAAAAGCAATGGCTGTTAAGCGATTTGTTTGTTCATCCCGGCTACAGAGGAAAAGGGATTTCGGTAGCATTAATAGATCGCAGTAAGCAATGGTGTGAAGAAACAGGAGCATGCGGACTGATGCTGGAAACAGAGAAAACGAATGATATCGGAAATACATTATATCCACGCTGTGGATTTGAGTATGACGGACTGCACAATTACTACTATTGGTGGAGCCAGATATAA
- a CDS encoding 2OG-Fe(II) oxygenase gives MKDSIQKIENTDWQHVTETMHKNGYAVIPNLLSDNECEQLKSNYEHSALYRKAVVMARYRFGLGEYKYFNYPLPEIIQTLRTNIYPHLAPIANSWFNALHIDIQFPLNHQDFLEQCHVNGQQKATVLILKYAEGGFNTLHQDLYGDMYFPIQMVLMLSEPDHDFTGGEFVLTQQIPRAQSKAIVLKPKKGDALIFTTQFKPEKGTKGYYRVNMKHGISEVKEGSRYALGIIFHDAIS, from the coding sequence ATGAAAGACAGTATTCAAAAAATAGAAAATACAGACTGGCAACACGTTACGGAAACAATGCATAAAAACGGATATGCTGTAATTCCTAATCTGTTATCAGATAATGAATGTGAACAATTAAAATCCAACTACGAACATTCCGCTCTCTATAGAAAAGCAGTAGTCATGGCCAGATATCGTTTTGGATTGGGAGAATATAAATATTTTAATTATCCATTGCCTGAAATCATTCAGACCTTACGAACCAACATATATCCTCATCTGGCTCCTATAGCTAATTCATGGTTCAACGCTTTACATATTGACATTCAATTTCCATTGAATCATCAGGACTTTCTTGAACAATGTCATGTTAACGGGCAGCAAAAAGCTACAGTCTTAATTTTGAAATATGCAGAAGGAGGATTTAATACTTTGCATCAGGATTTATATGGAGATATGTACTTTCCTATTCAAATGGTGCTAATGCTCAGTGAGCCCGATCATGATTTTACAGGAGGAGAATTTGTTCTTACCCAGCAGATTCCCAGAGCACAGTCGAAAGCTATTGTTTTAAAACCTAAAAAAGGAGATGCACTTATTTTTACCACTCAATTTAAGCCTGAAAAAGGAACTAAAGGATATTACAGAGTGAATATGAAACACGGAATAAGTGAGGTAAAAGAAGGCAGCCGATATGCTTTAGGAATTATCTTCCATGATGCAATAAGTTAG